In Zingiber officinale cultivar Zhangliang chromosome 3B, Zo_v1.1, whole genome shotgun sequence, a single window of DNA contains:
- the LOC121968627 gene encoding cation-chloride cotransporter 1-like, translated as MINRVAPAFLVPVLFSLSCIFIGALSGPKGDGSSGITGLRLKTFKENWSSDYQFTTNAGIPDPEGPIYWNFNALVGLFFPAVTGIMAGSNRSASLKDTQRSIPIGTLSATLITSFLYFISVILFGSLATREELLTNRLLTAEVAWPFPAIIYAGIVLSTLGAALQSLTGAPRLLAAIANDDILPVLKYFMATEGEPHLATLFTAFVCICCVIIGNLDLITPTITMFFLLCYAGVNLSSFLLDLLDAPSWRPRWKFHHWSLSLLGASLCIVIMFLISWLFTVVSLALASLIYYYVSKKGKAGDWGDGFKSAYFQLALRSLRSLGANQVHPKNWYPIPLIFCRPWGKLPENVPCHPKLADFANCMKKKGRGMSIFVSIIDGDYHELAEDAKAISRQLSTYINYKRCEGVAEIIVAPTMSDGFRGIVQTMGLGNLKPNIIVMRYPEIWRRENLFQIPSTFVSIINDCIIANKAVVIVKGLDEWPGEYQRQFGTIDLYWIVRDGGLMLLLSQLLLTKESFEGCKIQVFCIAEEDTEAEVLMADVKKFLYDLRMQAEVIVIPMKSWESDTNHEGQQDESMEAFTGAQRRIAKYLSDMKDTAKSEGRPLMADGKPVIVNEQQVDKFLYTTLKLNSTILGYSRMAAVVLVSLPPPPLNHPAYFYMEYMDLLVENVPRMLIVKGYRRDVVTLFT; from the exons ATGATAAACAGGGTAGCTCCAGCTTTCTTGGTTCCTGTACTTTTTTCACTTTCCTGCATATTCATTGGAGCTCTTTCAGGTCCAAAGGGTGATGGCTCGA GTGGTATAACTGGATTGAGATTAAAAACATTCAAAGAGAATTGGAGTTCTGATTATCAGTTTACTACAAATGCCGGAATACCTGATCCAGAAGGACCTATATACTGGAATTTCAA TGCATTGGTGGGTCTATTCTTTCCAGCTGTAACAGGAATCATGGCTGGTTCAAACCGATCTGCATCTTTGAAGGATACACAGCGCTCTATACCAATTGGAACACTTTCTGCAACACTTATTACCtcctttttatattttatatcagTTATATTATTTGGATCCTTGGCCACTAGAGAAGAGCTACTGACAAATcg GCTTCTTACTGCTGAAGTTGCTTGGCCCTTTCCAGCGATTATATATGCTGGGATTGTTCTCTCTACTTTAGGTGCAGCGCTTCAGAGTTTGACAGGCGCACCGCGCTTGCTCGCAGCAATAGCGAACGATGACATTCTCCCAGTTCTTAAATATTTCATGGCCACAGAAGGAGAACCACATTTGGCAACTCTCTTTACTGCCTTTGTTTGTATCTGCTGTGTTATAATTGGAAATCTGGATCTGATAACACCTACTATAACTATGTTCTTCCTGCTTTGTTATGCTGGAGTCAACTTATCTAGCTTccttcttgacctacttgatgcTCCTAGCTGGCGCCCTAGATGGAAATTTCACCATTGGAGTCTGTCACTTCTTGGAGCATCTCTTTGCATTG TGATCATGTTCCTGATCTCCTGGTTATTCACTGTGGTGTCTCTGGCCCTTGCTAGCCTGATATATTATTATGTGAGCAAAAAAGGTAAGGCTGGAGACTGGGGGGATGGATTTAAGAGTGCCTATTTTCAACTAGCCTTGCGTAGCCTTCGATCACTGGGAG CAAACCAGGTACACCCTAAAAATTGGTACCCTATCCCGCTCATATTCTGCAGACCGTGGGGAAAACTACCTGAAAATGTTCCTTGTCATCCAAAACTAGCAGATTTCGCTAACTGCATGAAGAAAAAGGGTCGAGGGATGTCAATCTTTGTCTCAATTATTGATGGTGACTATCATGAATTGGCAGAGGATGCCAAGGCCATCAGCCGTCAGCTGAGCACCTACATCAACTACAAACGCTGTGAAGGAGTAGCTGAGATTATAGTTGCTCCAACAATGTCTGACGGCTTTCGTGGTATTGTCCAGACAATGGGACTAGGCAACCTTAAACCCAATATTATAGTTATGCGATACCCGGAGATATGGCGCCGGGAGAACCTCTTCCAGATTCCATCTACTTTCGTCAGCATCATCAATGATTGCATTATCGCCAACAAAGCAGTTGTAATTGTCAAGGGCCTCGACGAATGGCCGGGTGAATATCAAAGACAATTTGGCACGATTGACCTCTACTGGATCGTGAGAGATGGGGGACTCATGCTTCTCTTATCCCAGCTCCTCCTGACAAAAGAAAGTTTTGAGGGTTGCAAGATTCAAGTCTTTTGCATTGCCGAAGAGGACACAGAAGCTGAAGTTCTCATGGCTGATGTTAAGAAGTTCCTTTACGACCTCCGCATGCAAGCTGAGGTAATTGTTATACCAATGAAGTCATGGGAGTCAGATACTAACCATGAAGGTCAACAAGATGAGTCGATGGAGGCATTTACGGGCGCACAACGCCGAATTGCAAAGTACCTTTCTGACATGAAGGACACTGCCAAAAGTGAAGGAAGGCCCTTGATGGCTGATGGGAAGCCAGTAATTGTAAACGAGCAACAGGTCGATAAGTTCCTTTATACGACTCTCAAGTTAAATTCGACGATCCTTGGATACTCACGAATGGCAGCTGTCGTGTTGGTCAGCCTCCCTCCACCCCCTCTAAATCACCCAGCGTATTTCTACATGGAGTATATGGATCTCTTAGTTGAGAATGTGCCAAGGATGTTGATAGTTAAGGGATATAGGAGAGATGTTGTTACCCTGTTCACATAA